GCTCGCCACGGACCCGGAGCTCGCCGCCGCCTACCGGGCCGCGCACGAGGACTACATCGCCCGCCGTGACGCGATCGAGGTCCTGGAGGGCTTCCCGAGCGCCGGCGGCATGCCGGACCGCGTCAAGTGCCTGCACGTCCTCGTCGGCCACTCGCTGGCCGCGGGCCCGGGCGTCAACCCGTTCGGCGACGAGGCCCTCGCGATGCTGCCGGAGTGGTGGGCGAAGGGCGCCTGCGTCACGCCGTGCGCCGACAAGGGCGCCGACAAGGGCGCCGACAAGGGCGCCGACAAGGGCGGGGACAAGGAAGAAGAGGAGCAGGGCGAGTGACCCGGGTCGCCGGAATCGACTGCGGGACGAACTCGATCCGTCTCCTCGTCGCCGACGTCCACCCCGAGACGGGTGACCTCGTCGAGCTGGACCGGCGGATGACGATCGTCCGGCTCGGGCAGGGCGTCGACAAGACGGGCCGGCTCGCGCCGGAGGCGCTGGAGCGGACCTTCGCGGCCTGCCGCGAGTACGCCGCGGTCATCGAGGAGCTGGGCGCCGAGAAGCTCCGCTTCGTCGCCACCTCCGCCTCGCGCGACGCCGAGAACCGCCAGGACTTCGTGAACGGGGTCGTGGAGATCCTGGGCGTCGAGCCCGAGGTGATCACCGGCGACCAGGAGGCGGAGTTCTCCTTCACCGGCGCCACCGGCGAGCTGCACGGCACGGAGACGTACCTCGTCGTGGACATCGGCGGCGGCTCGACCGAGTTCGTCACCGGTAACAAGCACGTCGAGGCCGCCCGCTCCGTCGACATCGGCTGCGTCCGGCTGACCGAGCGGCACGTCCGCCACGACCCGCCGACCGCGGAGGAGGTCGCCGCGATCCGCGCCGACGTCCGCGCCGCGCTCGACCTGGCCGCGGAGACCGTGCCGATCGGCACGGCGGACACCCTCGTCGGGCTCGCCGGCTCGGTCACCACCGTCGCCGCGATCGCCCTCGGGCTCACGGAGTACGACTCCGAGAAGATCCACCACTCCCGGATCTCCGCCGAGCGGGTCGCCGAGGTGACCGACCGCCTCCTCGCCTCCACGCACGACGAGCGGGCCGCGATCCCCGTCATCCACCCCGGACGGATCGACGTGATCATCGCCGGAGCGCTCGTCCTGAGGGAGATCGTGGAGCGCGTCGGAGCGAGCGAGGTCGTCGTCAGCGAGCACGACATCCTCGATGGGATCGCCCTATCCGTGGCATAGCGGGCATCTATCGAGCGTCCTGACGACACACCGTCGGGAAAGTTCGTGAAGTTCTTCACAAGGAAAAGGGCCCTGATGGCGCCCGAAGGGGGTCCGGAGGGGGTCTTTGGGCCTTCCGAGGGCCGTCTCAGGGCCCTTTCGCAGGCGCGGAGGCCACTTCGCTCGTTGTTTCCATCGCGTGAACGCACCCGGTGGTTCAGCGTTAACGAGGCCTCTCCAGGCCAGTTCACGAGGGGTGAACAACGTTCACCCCCGCACCCCGGTTCCTTTGCACCGTCATGACATGGATCACGTGGGCGGCGGAGTGTAGCAGAGGTGCGCCAGGACCTTGTGAAGGGGCGCACGAGCAACCCCCCAGGGGTGGGTGGATACTCGATCTCATGAGCACCACGGAGCGTCCCAGGATCCTCGTAGTAGGCGGCGGGTACGTAGGCCTGTACGCAGCTCGGCGCATCCTCAAGAAGATGCGCTATGCGGAAGCGACCGTCACGGTCGTCGACCCGCGGTCGTACATGACCTACCAGCCCTTCCTGCCCGAAGCCGCCGCCGGCAGCATCTCGCCGAGGCACGTCGTCGTCCCGCTGCGACGCGTCCTCCCCAAGGCCGAGGTGCTCACCGGTCGGGTCACCACCATCGACCAGGACCGCAAGGTCGCCACCGTCGCGCCGCTCGTCGGCGAGGCGTACGAGCTGCCTTTCGACTACCTCGTCATCGCGATGGGCGCGGTCTCCCGCACCTTCCCGATCCCCGGCCTCGCCGAGCAGGGCATCGGCATGAAGGGCATCGAGGAGGCCATCGGCCTGCGCAACCACGTCCTCGAGCAGCTCGACAAGGCCGACTCGACCACCGACGAGGAGGTCCGCCGCAAGGCGCTGACCTTCGTCTTCGTGGGCGGCGGCTTCGCCGGCGCGGAGACCATCGGCGAGGTCGAGGACCTGGCCCGTGACGCGTCGAAGTACTACCAGAACGTCAAGCGCGAGGACATGCGCTTCGTCCTGGTCGACGCGGCCGACAAGATCCTCCCCGAGGTGGGCCCCAAGCTCGGCCAGTACGGCAAGGAGCACCTCGAGGGCCGCGGTATCGAGATCTACCTCGAGACCTCGATGGACTCCTGCGTCGACGGCCACGTCGTGCTGAAGAACGGCCTCGAGGTCGACTCCAACACGATCGTGTGGACCGCCGGTGTGAAGCCGAACCCGGCGCTCTCCCGCTTCGGTCTGCCGCTCGGCCCCCGCGGCCACGTGGACTGCAACGAGAAGCTCCAGATCAACGGCCTCGACTACGCGTGGGCCGCGGGCGACAACGCCCAGGTGCCGGACATGGTCGGCCGCAAGGCCGGCAACCCGAACGCCTGGTGCCCGCCGAACGCCCAGCACGCGCTGCGTCAGGCGAAGGTCCTCGGCGACAACGTGGTGGCCGGCATGCGCGGCTTCCCGCAGGCCGACTACAGCCACGCCAACAAGGGCGCCGTGGCCGGCCTCGGCCTCCACAAGGGCGTCGCGATGATCGTCATGGGCAAGGTGAAGATCAAGCTCAAGGGCCGTCTCGCCTGGTACATGCACCGCGGCTACCACGGCATGGCCATGCCGACCTGGAACCGCAAGATCCGCGTCTTCGCGGACTGGACCCTCGCGATGTTCCTCAAGCGCGAGGTCGTCTCCCTCGGCGCCATCGAGACGCCGCGCGAGGAGTTCTACGAGGCCGCCAAGCCCGCCCCCGCCCCGGCCGCGCCGGCGCAGGAGAAGGCCAAGGCCTCCTAAGGCACCGCAGTACACGCAATACCCCGAAAGGGCCGTCCGCCATCCGTGGTGCGGACGGCCCTTCGCGTGTTTTGCCGAGTCGTTGCGCTGCGCCGGGATGGGAAATACCTACGCAGGGTGTTCCCTTGGTGACGAGCATTTCTGGGGCACGAGATCACGGAGGTGTGCACCATGGCCGACGCCGCGTCGCGGCTGACGACTCTCGCCGAGGAACTCCTCGGAGGACCGCTCCCGGTCCGACTGCGAGCCTGGGACGGCAGCGAAGCCGGCCCCGCGGGCGCCCCCGTCCTGATCGTCCGTGACCGCCGCGCCCTGCGGAGAATGATCTGGAAGCCCGGCGAACTGGGTCTTGCCCGTGCCTGGGTGGCCGGGGAGCTCGACGTCGAAGGGGACCTGTACGAGGTCCTGGACCGGATCTCGGGCCTCCTCTGGGAGCGCCCCGAGGACACCAGGAGCCGCCTCACGGCCCTGCGCGACTCCGTACGGGACCCGAAGCTCCGCGCCGCCGCCCGCGCCCTGCTCGGGCTCGCCGGGCCGTTCCCGCCCCCGCCGCCGCCCGCCGAGGAGATGCGCGGCCGCAGCGGCCACAGCCACAGCAGGCGCCGCGACAAGCAGGCGATCAGTCACCACTACGACGTGGGCAACGACTTCTACGAGATCGTCCTCGGCCCGTCCATGGTCTACTCCTGCGCCTACTGGACGGAGGACGGGACCCTGGAGGACGCCCAGCGCGACAAACTGGACCTCATCGCCCGCAAGCTGAACCTCACCGAGGGCGACCGGCTCCTCGACGTGGGGTGCGGCTGGGGCTCCATGGCCCTGCACGCCGCCCGCGAGTACGGCGCCCGGGTCGTCGGCATCACCCTCTCCCGCGAGCAGGCCGCCTACGCCCGCAAGCGCGTCGCGGACGAGGGCCTCACCGACCTCGTGGAGATCCGCGTCCAGGACTACCGGGACGTCGCGGACGGCCCGTACGACGCGATCTCCTCGATCGGCATGGCCGAGCACGTCGGGGCCGTGAAGTACCGGGAGTACGCCGACACGCTGTACGGGCTCCTCAAGCCCGGCGGACGGCTCCTCAACCACCAGATCTCCCGCCGGCCCGAGCCCGACGAGGAGGCCTACGAGATCGACCCCTTCATCGACGCGTACGTCTTCCCGGACGGCGAACTCGCCCCCATGGGCCGGACGCTGTCCACCCTGGAGGACGCCGGCTTCGAGGTCCGCGACGTCGAGGCGCTCCGCGAGCACTACGCGCTCACCCTGCGCCGGTGGGTGGCCAACCTGGAGCGGGAGTGGGACCGCGCGGTCCGGCTCACCTCGCCCGGCCGGGCCAGGATCTGGCGGCTCTACATGGCGGCCTCCGCCGTCTCCTTCGAACGCAACCGGATCGGCGTGAACCAGTTCCTCGCCGTGAAGACCCCGCTGTCGGGGAAGAGCGGGACGGCGCTGCGGCCGCGCGTCTGGAACGAGAAGACGGCCTGAACACGCCGAAGGGCCGGTCTCCCCGCGGCGGGGAGACCGGCCCTTCATACGCACTGCTTTCGCTACTCCGCTACTCGGCCTTGATGGCCGAGAGCATGTTCAGCCGCGCGGCGCTCCGGGCCGGCCACAGGGAGGCGAGGACGCCGACCAGGCCGGCCAGGACCAGGAAGATCCCGATCCGGTCCCAGGGCAGGACCAGGGAGTAGCCCGGCAGGCTGTCGGCGAAGGTCTCGCCGATGGCCCAGCCGAGGAACGCGCCCAGGCCGATGCCGACGACCGCGCCGAACACCGAGATGACCACGGCCTCCAGACGGACCATCCGCTTCACACGGCGCCGGTCGAGACCGATCGCCCGCAGCATGCCGATCTCCTGCTGACGCTCGAAGACGGACATTGCGAGGGTGTTGACGACGCCGAGGATGGCGATGAGCAGGGCCATCGCGAGCAGGCCGTAGACGATGTTCAGGAGCAGGTTGATCTGCCCGCCGAAGGTGTCACGGATGTCCTTCTCGTCCATGATGCTGATGGCCGGGTTGTCGCCCAGCGCCTTCGCCAGCGCCTTCTCGTTGGCGGCCGACGGGCCGCCGTCCGTCTTCACGAAGATCTGCGGCGTGTAGGCCCGCTGCTCGTGCGCCTTGATGGTCTTGTGGTCGATCAGGACCGGCGAGACGAACTCGCTGTCCTTGTAGACCGCGCCGATCGTGAGCTTGGCCTTGGCCTTGTCGAGGTACTCGACCGGGACGGTGTCGCCGACCTTCAGGCCGCGCTTCGTCGCGGTCTTCTCCGCGACGGCGATCTTGCCGTCCTTGAGGGAGCCGAGCGAGCCGGTCACGACGTCGAGCTTGAGGACCTGCTCGACGTCGCCGGGGGTGACGCCGGAGGCCGAGGCGTAGTCGCCCTTGATCTTCAGGGCGCCGGCCTGCTGCGGGGAG
The sequence above is a segment of the Streptomyces sp. NBC_01255 genome. Coding sequences within it:
- a CDS encoding DUF501 domain-containing protein, which produces METPPPQTERTEPTEKDIAAFELQLGRPPRGLRAIAHRCPCGNPDVVETAPRLPDGTPFPTTYYLTCPRAASAIGTLEANGVMKEMQARLATDPELAAAYRAAHEDYIARRDAIEVLEGFPSAGGMPDRVKCLHVLVGHSLAAGPGVNPFGDEALAMLPEWWAKGACVTPCADKGADKGADKGADKGGDKEEEEQGE
- a CDS encoding Ppx/GppA phosphatase family protein — encoded protein: MTRVAGIDCGTNSIRLLVADVHPETGDLVELDRRMTIVRLGQGVDKTGRLAPEALERTFAACREYAAVIEELGAEKLRFVATSASRDAENRQDFVNGVVEILGVEPEVITGDQEAEFSFTGATGELHGTETYLVVDIGGGSTEFVTGNKHVEAARSVDIGCVRLTERHVRHDPPTAEEVAAIRADVRAALDLAAETVPIGTADTLVGLAGSVTTVAAIALGLTEYDSEKIHHSRISAERVAEVTDRLLASTHDERAAIPVIHPGRIDVIIAGALVLREIVERVGASEVVVSEHDILDGIALSVA
- a CDS encoding NAD(P)/FAD-dependent oxidoreductase, coding for MSTTERPRILVVGGGYVGLYAARRILKKMRYAEATVTVVDPRSYMTYQPFLPEAAAGSISPRHVVVPLRRVLPKAEVLTGRVTTIDQDRKVATVAPLVGEAYELPFDYLVIAMGAVSRTFPIPGLAEQGIGMKGIEEAIGLRNHVLEQLDKADSTTDEEVRRKALTFVFVGGGFAGAETIGEVEDLARDASKYYQNVKREDMRFVLVDAADKILPEVGPKLGQYGKEHLEGRGIEIYLETSMDSCVDGHVVLKNGLEVDSNTIVWTAGVKPNPALSRFGLPLGPRGHVDCNEKLQINGLDYAWAAGDNAQVPDMVGRKAGNPNAWCPPNAQHALRQAKVLGDNVVAGMRGFPQADYSHANKGAVAGLGLHKGVAMIVMGKVKIKLKGRLAWYMHRGYHGMAMPTWNRKIRVFADWTLAMFLKREVVSLGAIETPREEFYEAAKPAPAPAAPAQEKAKAS
- a CDS encoding cyclopropane-fatty-acyl-phospholipid synthase family protein; the protein is MADAASRLTTLAEELLGGPLPVRLRAWDGSEAGPAGAPVLIVRDRRALRRMIWKPGELGLARAWVAGELDVEGDLYEVLDRISGLLWERPEDTRSRLTALRDSVRDPKLRAAARALLGLAGPFPPPPPPAEEMRGRSGHSHSRRRDKQAISHHYDVGNDFYEIVLGPSMVYSCAYWTEDGTLEDAQRDKLDLIARKLNLTEGDRLLDVGCGWGSMALHAAREYGARVVGITLSREQAAYARKRVADEGLTDLVEIRVQDYRDVADGPYDAISSIGMAEHVGAVKYREYADTLYGLLKPGGRLLNHQISRRPEPDEEAYEIDPFIDAYVFPDGELAPMGRTLSTLEDAGFEVRDVEALREHYALTLRRWVANLEREWDRAVRLTSPGRARIWRLYMAASAVSFERNRIGVNQFLAVKTPLSGKSGTALRPRVWNEKTA